The Spinacia oleracea cultivar Varoflay chromosome 2, BTI_SOV_V1, whole genome shotgun sequence DNA segment CCCTTCTCTTCCGTACTTCTTCTGTGCATGACCTCTATCATTACTGATCTACTGAGTTTGATTGCTTTCGAGCTGGCTAGCTTGGCTAGGCTGTCTGCGGCGGTGTTCATCGCTCTGGGGACCAGTATGATTTCAAAAGCTTCCATCCTTGCTGTGAGTGTTTTCAACTTCTCTTGATACCGTCGCATTGACGGCTCTTTGGTTTCGTATGCTCCTGAAAATTGATTCGTCACCAGCTGAGAATCGGTTGTCATTATTACCTTTTTGGCGTCTGCCGCTAAACACAACTGCACCCCTGCAATGGTTGCCTCATATTCTTCCTCATTGTTCGAAGCTGTTAAAGTGAATCTGATTGCATATTCGAACTTGTCTCCTGCCGGTGAAGTCATGACAATGCCGGCACCCGCGCCTGACTGAGCGGCTGATCCGTCCACTGATATTTCCAAGGATTCTGCCTTTGTTTCGTCCTCCTGATAGGACGCTTCGACCACGAAGTCGGCCAAAGCTTGGGCTTTTATTGCGTTGCGCGGGTGGAATTCTAGATCATATTCTGACAACTCTATTGCCCATCGCAACAGTCTGCCGGCTGTATCCATTTTCTGCAAAGCTTTCTCTAAAGGAAAGTTCGTCAGGATTTCTATGGTGTGTGCATCAAAGTATGGCCTGAGCTTTCTGGCTGCTATCAAGACTGCGTAGGCTAGCTTTTCTATCAGTGGGTATCTTGTTTCTGCCGGGTTCAGAACATGGTTGACAAAGTATATCGGCTGTTGGACTTTGTCCTTCTCAATGATTAGTACGGCAGCGACGGTTTGGGGTGAAGCGGACACATATAATTGCAGCTTGTCGCCCTCTTCCGTCCTAGCTATTGTTGGCAAAGTTCGAAGGTGGTCTTTAATTTTCTCGAAGGCTCTTCCCTCGATCTCTCCCCATTGAAACTTTCCGTTCTGCTTAAGAGTATTGAAGAATGGAATCGACTTGTCCGCCGACTTGCTAACGAACCTTGTCAGGGCTGCCATTTTTCCTCTCAGCCTTTGTacatccttgatgctttttggtTGAGGCAGACTGAGTATTGCCTCTACCTTGTCCGCATTTGCGTCAATACCTCTTTCGCTGACTAAGAAACCTAAAAACTTTCCCGAtttcaccccgaacacacatttcttggggttcagcttcatttggTAATGTCGTAGAGTTTCGAATGTTTCCCTGGGGTCATCCACATGGCCGCTCTCCAGTCTGCTTTTCACTATCGAGTCATCTACATAAACCTCGATGTTGCGACCCTTCTGCTCTGCGAAAACTCTATCGACTAGATTTTGGTATGTTGCTCCGGCGTTCTTCAGCCCAAACGGCATGGCTTTGTAACTGAACACTCCCCCTTCGGTGATGAACGCCGCTTTTTTCCTATCGGCCTTCGCAAGGCTGACTTGGTGGTATCCAGAAAATGCGTCTaggaagctgagcagtgcgtgGCCTGATGTTGAGTCGAATAGCCTGTCGATTCTCGGGAGTGGGTAGCAATCTTTTGGGCATGCTCTGGTCAAGTTTGTGAAAtctacacacattctccaggaaCCGTTGGACTTTTTAACCATTACGACGTTGGCCAACCACTCCGGGTAGTCGCATGGTTCAATGAAACCTGCTGCCAGTAACTTGTTTACGTCTTCCTGTATTGCTTGATTTTTTTCCGTTGagaagtttcttttctttttccttaccGGCCTTACGGATCTGTCGACGTTCAGTCGATGCTCGATTACATCTGGGCTtatacccggcatttcgtctGCCGAGAATGCGAACACGTCAGCGTGTTGTCGCAGCAAACTGATCATGTTCACCCGCAGCGTTGGATCAATGTCGACTCCTATCTTTACCGTTCTGCCTGGCTCTCCTTCCACCAGCTCAACTTCTTTAACTTCCCCTCCGGCCTCTAGCCTGGGTAGGGCAGCCTCTGCCTCAATAATTTCGATTTTTGGTGTCTCCTGTTTCTGTCTTTTCTCCTTCTTGGGTAACAATGATTGTTCACCCTCTGGTTTTGATTTTTGGCTGTCTGCAGGTCTTTTTCTTGCCGCCTCCCTTGTTATGTTCATAGATGGGGTCAGTCGGCCTTGTGTTTTAAGTGCCGTTAGATAGC contains these protein-coding regions:
- the LOC130467217 gene encoding uncharacterized protein; amino-acid sequence: MPDISFTPADCLGIIYPHEDPLVLGLEIANFLVKRILVDGGNSANIIFWEAFTKLKIDKKELTRVNYSVIGFSRATVFPKGSIRLLIQIGEGRAVRDLMVDFLVIKVSAAYNIIVGRPFIHDAQEVVSTYHLTMIYMSNFEKAERIRGSQESARSCYLTALKTQGRLTPSMNITREAARKRPADSQKSKPEGEQSLLPKKEKRQKQETPKIEIIEAEAALPRLEAGGEVKEVELVEGEPGRTVKIGVDIDPTLRVNMISLLRQHADVFAFSADEMPGISPDVIEHRLNVDRSVRPVRKKKRNFSTEKNQAIQEDVNKLLAAGFIEPCDYPEWLANVVMVKKSNGSWRMCVDFTNLTRACPKDCYPLPRIDRLFDSTSGHALLSFLDAFSGYHQVSLAKADRKKAAFITEGGVFSYKAMPFGLKNAGATYQNLVDRVFAEQKGRNIEVYVDDSIVKSRLESGHVDDPRETFETLRHYQMKLNPKKCVFGVKSGKFLGFLVSERGIDANADKVEAILSLPQPKSIKDVQRLRGKMAALTRFVSKSADKSIPFFNTLKQNGKFQWGEIEGRAFEKIKDHLRTLPTIARTEEGDKLQLYVSASPQTVAAVLIIEKDKVQQPIYFVNHVLNPAETRYPLIEKLAYAVLIAARKLRPYFDAHTIEILTNFPLEKALQKMDTAGRLLRWAIELSEYDLEFHPRNAIKAQALADFVVEASYQEDETKAESLEISVDGSAAQSGAGAGIVMTSPAGDKFEYAIRFTLTASNNEEEYEATIAGVQLCLAADAKKVIMTTDSQLVTNQFSGAYETKEPSMRRYQEKLKTLTARMEAFEIILVPRAMNTAADSLAKLASSKAIKLSRSVMIEVMHRRSTEEKGKEIMVITTNKEW